One stretch of Armigeres subalbatus isolate Guangzhou_Male chromosome 2, GZ_Asu_2, whole genome shotgun sequence DNA includes these proteins:
- the LOC134213356 gene encoding uncharacterized protein LOC134213356 — protein sequence MAKLKNKMWVKLLLVGYVIVKVSGANVDIDKVKPKNSTYDGTPDSNGTADKNSNSDNTVKQKRHADWYEPYPVDEYEFAPEPEPYYYETVPYYVPYEPYHKPPTLPPTKRCKTTTTAPVPTPTIIPTTEPHHVEPTTTPAPPTPTPAAPTPTPVPPTPQPTTSQPQAAGTTTAAPSGLPFSADQVTALLGAIRDTKAHGVQSAVGYLFPPQHARSEPTSTCGCDEEIRQLQHAILLLQESVRQLRNFIHSEDGVLLNGNTKVVKISRKAVEDEYVEN from the exons atggccaaattgaaaaataagatgTGGGTTAAGTTACTGTTAGTAGGATATGTAATCGTTAAAGTGTCAGGAGCAAACGTAGACATTGATAAAG tgAAACCGAAGAATAGTACGTATGACGGAACACCAGACTCCAATGGAACAGCAGATAAAAATTCTAATTCAGATAATACTGTCAAACAAAAACGTCATGCGGATTGGTACGAGCCATACCCAGTAGACGAGTACGAGTTCGCACCAGAGCCGGAGCCGTATTATTACGAAACGGTTCCGTACTACGTACCCTACGAACCATACCACAAACCTCCCACTCTTCCACCAACGAAGCGTTGTAAAACCACTACTACCGCTCCCGTTCCAACGCCTACAATTATCCCGACGACAGAACCGCACCATGTCGAGCCAACGACAACTCCTGCACCTCCAACACCCACACCAGCGGCTCCAACGCCCACCCCAGTGCCTCCAACGCCGCAGCCCACCACTAGTCAACCGCAGGCGGCGGGCACCACTACTGCGGCACCAAGCGGATTACCGTTTTCCGCTGACCAAGTGACTGCCCTTCTGGGCGCAATTCGAGACACCAAGGCCCACGGAGTGCAGTCGGCAGTAGGGTACCTATTCCCCCCGCAGCACGCCCGAAGTGAACCCACCAGCACTTGCGGTTGTGATGAAGAGATCCGGCAGCTGCAGCATGCCATTCTGTTACTGCAGGAAAGCGTTAGGCAGCTGCGCAACTTTATACATTCTGAAGACGGAGTACTGCTCAATGGTAATACGAAAGTTGTTAAAATTTCGAGGAAGGCAGTAGAAGACGAGTATGTGGAGAACTAA